TCTTATTcggctgggcgggccatggcctggTTTGGCCCTGCCGTAGCTCCGAGCAGGCAATCTTTTACAATTCCGTGGTGAATTATACTAATATGCAACACTAATTAAGTACATGCATAAAATACCATTAAGTACATGTACCCTTTCGCTTTCGAAGTGAAGTGGAAATTCAAGGGTGGACCACTTTCAAGTCTAGCTCACACGAGCAAAAAAAATAAGGGTTTCATTTTGATACCCATATTTTGAGAATCACATATTGAAAATGTCTATCGTTATGACCGACCACAGATACTACATAATATGCCTTTTGACACTTTTGATATTTGTTTGGATATAACACTAGAAAAGGAAAACATGACACCAGACTAACAAAAACTAACAAATTGACAACGCCAATACTCAGTGGCGCAGCTAGGCGTGCCTTTCCTTCTTGTAAATCTTCTCCAGCACAGAAATAACGTCCACTCTCATCTATGAGTGCGTTTTGTCTGAAGCCTGCTCTGAAAAGAGGGCGCACTACCTTCCCACTCAGTGGTAACATCATTCTTTTCAGGGTGACAAGTGATGTATCTACTTTTATTTTCTGAAGAGGAAAAAACACCCTCTATGATTTCATAAATCCGGTTTCATGATCTGCACAAACTTCTCATGACCCGACAATGTACTATTTTCTTTCAGAATGCGTAAGAATTGTTTTTACTGATGCAGCAGTTGTCCTTGCTACTTTGTACTGATGTAACTGTTACTCTGCAGAAAATGCCACGTCTGAAACTTGGGCTGAAAGGACCATTCACAGGCCGCCCAAAACGACATCTCAGAAAGGCAAAGATCACACCGTATCCCCTGCTGATCGGATGGAGGAGATGAGAAAACCAATCTCAGGATTTCTACATTACAGGCTGCCTGTGGTCTCAAAATCCTGTAGCTCTCGGAGCTGGCAAAGAGCACATGTGGTGGAGCATCGTGGAATCTCAGCGCCAACGACATGCACACAGATAAAAAAAGCAACAAAATATGCTCTTTGGGTAGCTTTTGCAGTTCGCTTTGCCCCCTCTTGCCCCCAGCGGAAACACCAGTGATGCCATAGAGCACCGAAACAAAAGTTCCTCAAACTGTTGCTCGTTTTGGGGGTGGTGCTAATCAGCAAGATTACGGGAGAGTACTAACCCTGATTTTGTGAGCTAACGAGAGGGTGAGAAAGGCACGGTGCAAGGCGCCTCTCCGGCTCAAGGCACAGTGTCTGCCACAGAAAGAACCAAGCTCAACTGTTGCCACCATGCACAATAGCTTGTGGATTGGTCTTATCTTAGCTAGCTGCTCTCCAGCATCCAGGAGTTAAAAGACTAGACGAGCCTCCGCACACACTCCACATCGGAGTTGCTCTGTTGGGCACCGAGTCCATCTCAAGATGAAGAAAGGTGCcctcgctctcttcctcctcctcctcgccgtcgcttCCCATGGCACATGGTGTGAGGCAGCTCCGAGAAGGGCCATGGCTGGTGCAGCTCTCCAGCCCCATGGTTAGTAGTTTGTGTGCATCAATCTCCTCTTTTCTCCCTACTTTCTTCATATCTCTTACAAAGTTATTCCTGGAACTGCCGCTTACTTTTCCAGAAATCCAAGGCCAGAGGCTCCTGGAGATGTCGAGAGCCAGGAAGCTTGGGCACACGGGAGGCCGCGGCTCCGGTGGTGGAGCGAGCGGTGCCGGGAGGCACACCGGTACCGGTGGCGGCGCGGTGAACACGAGGCCGCACAACACCAAGAACGGCGGCGCTGTGGCGCTGCCGGCTCTGGTGACCTCCGCTCTGGCACTGGTTTTCACCACTGTCATTCTTCTCTCGGCGCTCAGCTTCTAAAGTACAGTACTGATCTTGTTGCGGGTGGTAGTGCTAGTATCTGTGTAGTGCTGCAGTTTCAGAAATTGTTTGCCTATAATGTTTGTCGATATCGTGCTGATATGTTGTTTACTGGCTAGTATTTATCCTTTCTGTGTGCTTAGTAAGTTCTTGAATTACCAAGCTATGTTTAGTCAGATTGTACCGGATTATCGTCCTATAACAGTCAATATAAGTATGTACACCAAGGAATCGTCAGTATTGTACTGATCAATTGGAATTCAGACATTGCATATACTGAAATGACATATCCTGGTATCCATGCATTTCATATGTTGAGTGATTCTGATTTAAATAAGGTACTACAGTATGCACGTATTTGACATCTGCACGCAGAGGACAAAAATATTTTGAGTTAAAGAGATAGAGATGCCATATGGAAGCAAAACTGAACGCTACCTTGTCAATAATATCAAGCCTGCGAGTTATGAAATCTGGATGTAAGCAGTATTACCAACTCATATCAGATTTTCTAGGTCAATTTGCAGATGAAACCGGATAGAGATATCATATAGGTACATATTTAGATCACATATTTGTTAGCTAACTTAGAATATGCTCGGTGGCTACAGACATGCTAATGGGCAAATCGGAGAGGCCAAAAAATTCTAACACACTCCACATGATTAGTTTGCTAACGATGAATTTACATGCCTTTAAACACACCAAATAGCATGTCAGGTCATTAGAAAAAACATCTTCTTGGATTGATATTGGAACTGAAATTGTTGTGTGATACAAGGGAAGTGGGTATCTCAGACAAATTGTGTTCATTGTTAGTTTGACACGACAAAGATACCCAAATGAAATCCATACGACTCTACAGCGGTTCAGACTCTGTTGAATGTAATATTTGCAGAATTTTCAAATGCAAAAACTAGCTAGCAACACATAAGGTTTGTCATTTTTTTTGCGGGCTTTAATCGTAATAAATCTAGTTAGCAATGCAGATAAACAATTCCATCGCCCATTAAAAAGCCATTTCTAGAAAGAAAAGGTCAATTTTATTGGTCATTTTTATATAATTAATTtaatagtaaaaaaaataaaatatttaTGTGTTACAAGAATATATGCACATATTAAAAAAAGTCTCTGTGtattttttataactatttgtctGATTTTAAAATTTGACCACACACTTCAAAAAGAAATCAAGTAATAAAAATATTATcacttttatttaaaaaaataattcGAATAAAAATTATGAAAATACTTAAAAAATCGAACCTATTTAAAAAAATCATAGTTCGTGGTTTTTtaaatcatgtattttaaaaagtcTTCACGCATTTAAAAAAATCATACAACTAACAAATTATTCACGTATTTAAAATACAATGTCCATGTATTTTGAAATAAAATAttcaaaaatagtattatttgaTTTTGAATAAATTTCATGTAGTTTTTAAATGTTATcgtgtattttgcaaaataaatTTTGTACATATTATTAGGAAGTAAatactaaaaagaaaagaaaaaagggaataTAGAAGTaggaaaaaacaaagaaagaataaTAAAAAGATAAAAAGGGAAAGGATAAACAGAAAATAGAATTGGAGAAAATGAAAACCCACCAAAAAAAGTATGAAAAATGAGTGCCGCCCGGGTCGGCCCAATGACACGCACGTGTGGTCAATATGTGGTTTCACAAGAAGCGTCCCGTAATGTTtgcgagagcaactagttaacgagcgctccttcgggagcctggcaacgatcagcgccacttggctcgctctcagccattcgccacatgtcgCGCCCTGGGGActccctccggattttgttttttattttattttttcgcatgcgttttcggctttttaaacggttttttttcgacgttttggttttccaccatAGCTTTTCGattaaaaaaatgcaaaaaaaacgtgttttctttttttcccttgcgcgagagtcacggttttacttccgcgagaggcacggtttttctttcgcgagagtcacggtcgtgcctctcgaaaaggaaaaaaacgtgttttctgttatttttctttcgcgagagtcacggttttgcttccgcgagaggtacgggtgtgctttcacgagagtcgcggccatgcctctcggaaacggaaaaaacgtgttttctattttttttcttttcgcgagagtcacggttttccttctgcgagagtaagggccagttcttttcggcGATTCTCCCAGAATTGCCCCCCTCTGCAGCTTCTCCTAGAATCGCCACTCCATatttttttacaatcctatctagttaaggtctaattagctaggattgtaaaaaaCATATGGAGTGATGATTCtaggagaagctggggaggggggcgattctgatagaattgcccaaaagaactggccctaacggttgtgctttagcgagagtcacggccgtgcctttcagaAACgaagaaaaaaaacgcgttttttgtttttttttcttttgcgagaatcacggttttgcttccgcgagaggcacggttgtgcttttgtgaGAGTCACAGCCGCGCCTCTCAGAAATgaataaaaatgtgttttctatttttttttaatttcgcgagagtcacggttttgcttccgcgagaggcatggttgtgctttcgcgagggtcacggccgtgcctcctcggaaatgaaaaaaaacgtgttttctcttttttttcttccgcgagagtcacggttttgcttccgtgagagg
The sequence above is drawn from the Triticum aestivum cultivar Chinese Spring chromosome 7A, IWGSC CS RefSeq v2.1, whole genome shotgun sequence genome and encodes:
- the LOC123152585 gene encoding uncharacterized protein, translated to MKKGALALFLLLLAVASHGTWCEAAPRRAMAGAALQPHEIQGQRLLEMSRARKLGHTGGRGSGGGASGAGRHTGTGGGAVNTRPHNTKNGGAVALPALVTSALALVFTTVILLSALSF